A section of the Delphinus delphis chromosome 1, mDelDel1.2, whole genome shotgun sequence genome encodes:
- the AKIRIN1 gene encoding akirin-1 isoform X1, whose protein sequence is MACGATLKRPMEFEAALLSPGSPKRRRCAPLPGPTPGLRPPDAEPPPLLQAQTPPPTLQQLAPPGSERRLPTPEQIFQNIKQEYSRYQRWRHLEVVLNQSEACTSESQPHSSALTAPSSPGSSWMKKDQPTFTLRQVGIICERLLKDYEDKIREEYEQILNTKLAEQYESFVKFTHDQIMRRYGTRPTSCKYCQVFH, encoded by the exons ATGGCGTGCGGGGCGACGTTGAAGCGGCCCATGGAGTTCGAGGCGGCGCTGCTGAGCCCCGGCTCCCCGAAACGGCGGCGCTGCGCCCCTCTGCCCGGCCCCACTCCGGGCCTCAGGCCCCCGGACGCCGAGCCGCCGCCGCTGCTTCAGGCGCAGACCCCACCGCCGACTCTGCAGCAGCTCGCCCCGCCCGGCAGCGAGCGGCGCCTTCCAACCCCGG agCAAATTTTTCAGAACATAAAACAAGAATACAGTCGTTATCAGAGGTGGAGACATTTAGAAGTTGTTCTTAATCAGAGTGAAGCTTGTACTTCGGAAAGTCAGCCTCACTCCTCAGCACTCACAGCACCTAGTTCGCCAG GTTCCTCCTGGATGAAGAAGGACCAGCCCACCTTTACCCTCCGACAAGTTGGAATAATATGTGAGCGTCTCTTAAAAGACTATGAAGATAAAATTCGGGAGGAATATGAGCAAATCCTCAATACCAAACTAGCAG AACAATATGAATCTTTTGTGAAATTCACACATGATCAGATTATGCGACGATATGGGACAAGGCCAACAAGCTGTAAGTATTGCCAAgtttttcattga
- the AKIRIN1 gene encoding akirin-1 isoform X3, translating into MACGATLKRPMEFEAALLSPGSPKRRRCAPLPGPTPGLRPPDAEPPPLLQAQTPPPTLQQLAPPGSERRLPTPEQIFQNIKQEYSRYQRWRHLEVVLNQSEACTSESQPHSSALTAPSSPGSSWMKKDQPTFTLRQVGIICERLLKDYEDKIREEYEQILNTKLAVV; encoded by the exons ATGGCGTGCGGGGCGACGTTGAAGCGGCCCATGGAGTTCGAGGCGGCGCTGCTGAGCCCCGGCTCCCCGAAACGGCGGCGCTGCGCCCCTCTGCCCGGCCCCACTCCGGGCCTCAGGCCCCCGGACGCCGAGCCGCCGCCGCTGCTTCAGGCGCAGACCCCACCGCCGACTCTGCAGCAGCTCGCCCCGCCCGGCAGCGAGCGGCGCCTTCCAACCCCGG agCAAATTTTTCAGAACATAAAACAAGAATACAGTCGTTATCAGAGGTGGAGACATTTAGAAGTTGTTCTTAATCAGAGTGAAGCTTGTACTTCGGAAAGTCAGCCTCACTCCTCAGCACTCACAGCACCTAGTTCGCCAG GTTCCTCCTGGATGAAGAAGGACCAGCCCACCTTTACCCTCCGACAAGTTGGAATAATATGTGAGCGTCTCTTAAAAGACTATGAAGATAAAATTCGGGAGGAATATGAGCAAATCCTCAATACCAAACTAGCAG
- the AKIRIN1 gene encoding akirin-1 isoform X2 produces the protein MACGATLKRPMEFEAALLSPGSPKRRRCAPLPGPTPGLRPPDAEPPPLLQAQTPPPTLQQLAPPGSERRLPTPEQIFQNIKQEYSRYQRWRHLEVVLNQSEACTSESQPHSSALTAPSSPGSSWMKKDQPTFTLRQVGIICERLLKDYEDKIREEYEQILNTKLAEQYESFVKFTHDQIMRRYGTRPTSYVS, from the exons ATGGCGTGCGGGGCGACGTTGAAGCGGCCCATGGAGTTCGAGGCGGCGCTGCTGAGCCCCGGCTCCCCGAAACGGCGGCGCTGCGCCCCTCTGCCCGGCCCCACTCCGGGCCTCAGGCCCCCGGACGCCGAGCCGCCGCCGCTGCTTCAGGCGCAGACCCCACCGCCGACTCTGCAGCAGCTCGCCCCGCCCGGCAGCGAGCGGCGCCTTCCAACCCCGG agCAAATTTTTCAGAACATAAAACAAGAATACAGTCGTTATCAGAGGTGGAGACATTTAGAAGTTGTTCTTAATCAGAGTGAAGCTTGTACTTCGGAAAGTCAGCCTCACTCCTCAGCACTCACAGCACCTAGTTCGCCAG GTTCCTCCTGGATGAAGAAGGACCAGCCCACCTTTACCCTCCGACAAGTTGGAATAATATGTGAGCGTCTCTTAAAAGACTATGAAGATAAAATTCGGGAGGAATATGAGCAAATCCTCAATACCAAACTAGCAG AACAATATGAATCTTTTGTGAAATTCACACATGATCAGATTATGCGACGATATGGGACAAGGCCAACAAGCT ATGTGTCCTGA